The following are from one region of the Zonotrichia albicollis isolate bZonAlb1 chromosome 15, bZonAlb1.hap1, whole genome shotgun sequence genome:
- the RASGEF1C gene encoding ras-GEF domain-containing family member 1C: MPQTLSSTSMFTPCGFSPHLHSSKEGEQGGLIFQDGNLTSASLDALIQHLIPTTDYYPEKAYIFTFLLSSRLFIEPHELLSRVCHKCIEQQRLDDPVLDKARIRKFGPKILQLLTEWTETFPYDFQEERMIGHLKDMIHRIAPCDEAYWKKMNQLLQALNQKLATLSHGQEGIVKISTAVSDKLVAFKTKPPSIQREILSVCSDPYTLAQQLTHVELERLSHIGPEEFVQAFVHKDPLDGTKTCFSEQKKTSNLEAYVKWFNRLCYLVATEICMPAKKKQRAQVIEFFIDVARECFNIGNFNSLMAIISGMNMSPVSRLKKTWSKVKTAKFFILEHQMDPTGNFYNYRTALRGAAHRSLTAHSNREKIVIPFFSLLIKDIYFLNEGCANRLPNGHVNFEKFLELAKQVGEFITWKQVECPFEQDPNIIHYLHTAPIFTEDGLYLASYESESPENQTEKDRWKSLRSTILGKT; encoded by the exons ATGCCCCAAACACTGAGTTCTACCAGTATGTTTACCCCATGTGGCTTCAGCCCTCATCTACATTCTTCAAAAGAAGGTGAACAAGGAGGACTGATCTTCCAGGATGGAAACCTTACCTCAGCATCTCTGGATGCTCTAATCCAGCATCTGATACCTACCACTGATTACTACCCTGAA AAAGCCTATATCTTTACATTCCTGCTGAGTTCCAGACTCTTCATTGAACCCCATGAGCTTTTGTCCCGGGTTTGTCACAAGTGCATcgagcagcagcggctggatgACCCCGTGCTGGACAAG GCTCGAATCAGGAAATTTGGACCCAAAATCTTACAGTTGCTGACAGAGTGGACAGAGACATTCCCGTATGACTTTCAGGAGGAGCGGATGATTGGCCATCTAAAGGACATGATTCACAGGATAGCTCCATGTGATGAG GCTTACTGGAAAAAGATGAATCAGCTTTTGCAAGCCCTGAATCAGAAGCTTGCAACCCTCAGCCATGGGCAAGAAGGGATCGTCAAGATCAGTACTGCTGTCTCTGATAAGCTGGTTGCCTTTAAAACTAAACCTCCATCAATTCAGAGAGAAATCCTGAGTGTCTGCAGTGACCCTTACACCCTGGCTCAGCAGCTGACACATGTGGAGCTG GAAAGACTGAGTCACATTGGACCTGAGGAGTTTGTGCAGGCATTTGTCCATAAGGACCCTCTGGATGGCACCAAG actTGTTTCAGTGAGCAGAAGAAGACAAGTAACCTTGAGGCCTATGTGAAATGGTTCAATAGACTCTGCTACCTGGTAGCAACAGAAATTTGCATG CCTGCAAAAAAGAAACAGCGAGCACAAGTCATCGAATTCTTCATCGACGTTGCCCGAGAGTGCTTTAACATAGGGAATTTTAATTCACTGATGGCAATCATTT CTGGAATGAATATGAGTCCAGTTTCCAGGCTAAAGAAGACTTGGTCAAAAGTGAAAACAGCCAAATTTTTCATTctggag CACCAGATGGACCCTACTGGAAACTTCTATAACTACCGGACAGCGCTGCGTGGGGCTGCCCACAGGTCCCTCACCGCTCACAGCAACAGGGAGAAG ATTGTGATCCCCTTCTTCAGCCTATTGATCAAAGACATTTACTTTTTGAATGAGGGATGTGCTAATCGCCTTCCAAATGGACATGTCAACTTTGAA AAATTCCTGGAACTGGCTAAGCAAGTAGGAGAATTCATAACATGGAAACAAGTGGAGTGTCCATTTGAGCAAGACCCTAACATCATCCACTACTTGCACACTGCTCCCATTTTTACTGAAGATG GTTTGTATCTGGCTTCCTATGAAAGTGAAAGTCCGGAGAACCAGACAGAAAAGGACAGGTGGAAATCCTTAAG ATCCACCATTTTAGGAAAGACTTGA